A window from Vanessa atalanta chromosome 16, ilVanAtal1.2, whole genome shotgun sequence encodes these proteins:
- the LOC125070118 gene encoding uncharacterized protein LOC125070118: MGAGQIGGIATMLDIDFNNAAGFQGVPAKVTEGQFIVHYLSHAMLFCVGALIEAHVVLTPAICVFGERYKFKIFAGTHRFLENTGTGRVVQHLCIHKGYNHTMRWQACSPDNLALLVLNQQFSFHKREPNTEFVLNRVRYGIIGDIDKRIGDPTCRYYGWGSRRNGYLIPLLIRSYRVDVTILPKDRCMEMWNNEDKYLCMQQPKCKSEKHGALCPDDLGSVLVCSGYIQGMMTSRLIDRPCGVGFVDMSLYNKFLTCGVDDSRDVIDHDEFMTVDFSTSKPPPSLMTAPSMNTTNES; encoded by the exons atgggcGCTGGACAGATTGGAGGAATCGCAACTATgc ttGACATAGACTTCAATAATGCGGCTGGCTTTCAAGGTGTGCCTGCCAAAGTAACAGAAGGTCAATTTATA GTACATTATTTATCTCACGCCATGCTGTTTTGCGTGGGCGCACTTATAGAAGCGCACGTAGTGCTAACACCAGCAATTTGCGTTTTTGGagaaagatataaatttaaaatatttgctgGTACACATAGATTTCTAGAGAATACTGGCACTGGTCGCGTAGTGCAACATCTGTGCATTCATAAAG GATATAATCACACCATGCGATGGCAGGCGTGTTCTCCGGATAACTTAGCACTACTGGTCCTAAATCAACAGTTCTCCTTTCACAAACGTGAACCTAACACCGAATTTGTCTTAAACCGGGTTCGGTATGGTATTATTGGTGATATAGACAAGCGGATAGGAGATCCAACATGCCGATATTACGGCTGGGGCAGTAGAAGAAAC gGCTATCTGATACCATTACTTATTCGCTCTTACCGTGTTGACGTTACCATACTACCTAAGGATCGTTGCATGGAAATGTGGAATAATGAAGATAAATATCTTTGTATGCAACAGCCGAAATGTAAG TCGGAAAAACATGGAGCTCTATGTCCA gaTGATTTGGGGTCGGTCCTCGTTTGTTCCGGATACATTCAAGGCATGATGACATCACGTCTGATAGACCGTCCTTGTGGAGTTGGTTTCGTGGACATGAGTCTATACAATAAGTTCCTTACCTGCGGCGTGGATGACTCTCGTGACGTTATCGACCACGATGAATTTATGACCGTTGACTTTAGCACCTCAAAGCCTCCTCCCTCCCTTATGACCGCACCTTCTATGAATACTACTAACGAATCgtag
- the LOC125069773 gene encoding dyslexia-associated protein KIAA0319 isoform X2, with product MNYKVLRLLVFLLLVNIKLVLSLYSKTWNESYENNKCPKLYPKNFDNHMPVGNLTAGNYTEKTDLKGLRQCVMACCLEDSCNIVFIVESRCFHVECVSDELCLPLPRVASRKWDSHVSMILVKPVLSNENWSDILDQSNFRELNNNFSPEDESIYSFSNHRNELADDDESTFLTHFINNLPNIEEDDRQNFEKYTDSNDNEMMLASRFLEKNSCEVGADDCPYNSECIPIGLKMQNGICKCVMGTEENAQGACVPHRPFSKGPTIPIESIKKSDNLISEMRTEDLKADKPVTRQNLTVSISSKEVQLPDNEVTLAAYTIPDEKSTMSHYNYVWTLVDQPKDGFTGNMNQNAGTVTLTDLKEGQYRFKVTVNSTNSYGEAFANVTVLPPKRTNTPPMVVITPQSQNVKLPNSGAVLDGSASKDDDAIIAWHWELTSGPIGYQPPLPDGPTLVLKDLKQPGKYTFKLTVEDSDHVKNSTTANITVINHTDYPPEANAGQDVIIYLPNNNLTLNGSLSTDDHEITSWEWTKAAEDENKAVDMQNTHSPYLQLSNLSEGVYTFVLRVTDSSGQTSSADVHVFVKPPTNTPPEAGAGDDAFISLPQTWITLNGSTSHDDHRIVAYTWRCLSGPTNSNIVGFNESIANATALTKGQYVFSLTVLDDNGNSASDNVTVTVTQNKNSPPKADAGGDQVLNLPLSVLILNGSKSSDDFRIVSWKWTRSASGLAAGTVILHSDTKPVLMLTDIEPGRYVFELTVTDDQGESDRDTVSVQVKADPLEMKLLEMTLNVPISTFTKSQLDSLVQKMNLLIKDDVTVNVTEIRGEVDTGNTLIIYFLSEKGVAADGMWALSQSRAAALSAGARRVRSLRCLSTCSGRGVCEQATRTCRCDAFWMQSLITQLQPDSQPDCGESRFQTF from the exons atgaattataaagtattaagacTTCtggtttttttacttttagtgAACATAAAACTTGTGTTGTCATTATATAGCAAAACTTGGAATGAAagttacgaaaataataaatgtcctAAACTTTATCCAAAAAATTTTGACAACCATATGCCAGTGG gtAATTTAACTGCGGGGAACTATACTGAGAAAACAGACTTAAAGGGTCTTAGACAGTGTGTGATGGCATGTTGTCTTGAGGACTCTTGTAATATTGTGTTCATTGTTGAGTCCCGATGCTTCCATGTAGAATGTGTTAGTGATGAACTCTGCCTGCCTTTACCCAGAGTTGCGAGTCGAAAATGGGATTCACATGTATCAATGATCCTCGTAAAGCCAGTTTTGTCCAAtg AAAACTGGTCAGATATTCTAGATCAGTCTAACTTTAgagaattgaataataatttttcaccAGAAGATGAGTCAATTTATTCATTCTCCAATCACCGTAATGAACTCGCAGATGATGACGAATCAACTTTTCTCACTCACTTCATTAATAATCTCCCCAATATAGAAGAAGATGATCgtcaaaattttgaaaaatacacAGACAGTAACGACAATGAAATGATGTTGGCATCAAGATTCTTAGAAAAAAATTCTTGTGAAGTAGGTGCTGATGATTGTCCCTATAATTCAGAGTGCATACCCATTGGTCTAAAAATGCAAAATGGTATTTGTAAATGTGTGATGGGTACGGAAGAAAATGCTCAAGGTGCTTGTGTTCCACACAGGCCATTTTCTAAGGGCCCTACTATACCAAttgaatctataaaaaaaagtgataattTGATATCAGAAATGAGAACAGAAGATCTAAAAGCTGATAAACCAGTAACAAGACAAAATTTGACTGTGTCAATTTCATCGAAGgaa GTACAGCTTCCTGACAATGAAGTGACTTTAGCTGCCTACACTATCCCAGATGAGAAATCAACTATGAGTCACTATAACTATGTGTGGACACTAGTGGATCAACCTAAAGATGGATTTACAG GTAATATGAACCAAAATGCTGGAACAGTGACTTTGACGGATCTTAAAGAAGGGCAATATAGGTTCAAGGTGACAGTGAATAGTACAAATTCATATGGTGAAGCTTTTGCGAATGTGACAGTTCTACCACCGAAGCGTACCAACACACCACCAATGGTCGTCATTACACCACAGTCGCAGAATGTCAAACTACCTAATTCTGGAGCTGTTTTGGATGGTAGTGCAAGTAAG gatGATGACGCAATAATAGCATGGCATTGGGAGTTGACATCAGGCCCGATTGGATACCAACCGCCATTACCCGATGGACCCACATTAGTCTTGAAAGATCTAAAGCAGCCaggaaaatatacatttaaattgactGTTGAAGATTCTGACCATGTGAAGAATTCAACCACAGCTAATATAACCGTTATTAATCATACGGATTATCCACCAGAAGCGAATGCAG GTCAAGACgtgataatatatttaccaaacaataacttaacactGAATGGAAGTTTGTCGACCGACGACCACGAGATCACGTCCTGGGAATGGACCAAGGCCGCCGAGGACGAAAACAAAGCTGTGGATATGCAAAATACGCACTCGCCATACTTGCAG CTGTCGAACCTGTCGGAGGGCGTGTACACGTTCGTGCTGCGCGTGACGGACTCGTCGGGGCAGACGTCGAGCGCCGACGTGCACGTGTTCGTGAAGCCGCCCACCAACACGCCGCCCGAGGCCGGCGCGGGGGACGACGCG TTCATATCGCTTCCTCAAACATGGATAACCTTGAACGGTTCGACGTCGCACGACGATCACAGGATCGTTGCGTACACTTGGCGTTGTCTGTCCGGACCCACTAACTCTAACATTGTCGGCTTTAACGAGTCCATCGCGAACGCGACCGCCCTCACGAAGGGACAGTACGTGTTCTCTCTCACCGTGCTCGATGATAACGGAAACTCAGCCAGCGATAACGTTACGGTTACTGTGACTCAGA ATAAAAATAGTCCTCCGAAAGCGGACGCTGGAGGAGATCAAGTATTAAACTTGCCACTATCGGTTCTAATTCTAAACGGCTCAAAGTCGTCCGACGATTTTCGCATCGTTTCATGGAAATGGACTCGGTCCGCGTCCGGCTTAGCAGCCGGCACGGTTATACTACACTCAGATACAAAACCAGTTTTAATG CTAACGGACATAGAACCGGGAAGATATGTGTTCGAATTAACAGTAACGGACGATCAAGGCGAATCCGACAGAGACACGGTCAGCGTCCAAGTTAAAGCTGACCCGTTGGAAATGAAACTTCTCGAAATGACTCTCAACGTTCCGATTTCGACATTCACGAAGAGCCAACTCGATTCTCTCGTTCAAAAAATGAACTTGCTAATAAAAGATGACGTGACAGTTAATGTAACCGAAATTCGAGGCGAAGTGGACACTGGAAACACAttgataatatactttttatcagAAAAG GGCGTCGCCGCGGACGGCATGTGGGCGCTGTCGCAGTCGCGCGCGGCGGCGCTGAGCGCGGGCGCGCGGCGCGTGCGCTCGCTGCGCTGCCTGAGCACGTGCTCGGGCCGCGGCGTGTGCGAGCAGGCCACGCGCACGTGTCGCTGCGACGCCTTCTGGATGCAGAGCTTAATCACGCAGCTCCAGCCTGATTCGCAGCCCGATTGCGGTGAGTCACGATTTCAAACCTTTTAA
- the LOC125069773 gene encoding dyslexia-associated protein KIAA0319 isoform X1 gives MNYKVLRLLVFLLLVNIKLVLSLYSKTWNESYENNKCPKLYPKNFDNHMPVGNLTAGNYTEKTDLKGLRQCVMACCLEDSCNIVFIVESRCFHVECVSDELCLPLPRVASRKWDSHVSMILVKPVLSNENWSDILDQSNFRELNNNFSPEDESIYSFSNHRNELADDDESTFLTHFINNLPNIEEDDRQNFEKYTDSNDNEMMLASRFLEKNSCEVGADDCPYNSECIPIGLKMQNGICKCVMGTEENAQGACVPHRPFSKGPTIPIESIKKSDNLISEMRTEDLKADKPVTRQNLTVSISSKEVQLPDNEVTLAAYTIPDEKSTMSHYNYVWTLVDQPKDGFTGNMNQNAGTVTLTDLKEGQYRFKVTVNSTNSYGEAFANVTVLPPKRTNTPPMVVITPQSQNVKLPNSGAVLDGSASKDDDAIIAWHWELTSGPIGYQPPLPDGPTLVLKDLKQPGKYTFKLTVEDSDHVKNSTTANITVINHTDYPPEANAGQDVIIYLPNNNLTLNGSLSTDDHEITSWEWTKAAEDENKAVDMQNTHSPYLQLSNLSEGVYTFVLRVTDSSGQTSSADVHVFVKPPTNTPPEAGAGDDAFISLPQTWITLNGSTSHDDHRIVAYTWRCLSGPTNSNIVGFNESIANATALTKGQYVFSLTVLDDNGNSASDNVTVTVTQNKNSPPKADAGGDQVLNLPLSVLILNGSKSSDDFRIVSWKWTRSASGLAAGTVILHSDTKPVLMLTDIEPGRYVFELTVTDDQGESDRDTVSVQVKADPLEMKLLEMTLNVPISTFTKSQLDSLVQKMNLLIKDDVTVNVTEIRGEVDTGNTLIIYFLSEKGVAADGMWALSQSRAAALSAGARRVRSLRCLSTCSGRGVCEQATRTCRCDAFWMQSLITQLQPDSQPDCDWSVVYASVCGAAALCATCAVGYACARALRRACAPRPRRPNYRLLPFADHEEKPFTSKALSETDTDSDVLYETKSKMTSFGSRSMNGELAHGNGWKNGHNKMSRKIKT, from the exons atgaattataaagtattaagacTTCtggtttttttacttttagtgAACATAAAACTTGTGTTGTCATTATATAGCAAAACTTGGAATGAAagttacgaaaataataaatgtcctAAACTTTATCCAAAAAATTTTGACAACCATATGCCAGTGG gtAATTTAACTGCGGGGAACTATACTGAGAAAACAGACTTAAAGGGTCTTAGACAGTGTGTGATGGCATGTTGTCTTGAGGACTCTTGTAATATTGTGTTCATTGTTGAGTCCCGATGCTTCCATGTAGAATGTGTTAGTGATGAACTCTGCCTGCCTTTACCCAGAGTTGCGAGTCGAAAATGGGATTCACATGTATCAATGATCCTCGTAAAGCCAGTTTTGTCCAAtg AAAACTGGTCAGATATTCTAGATCAGTCTAACTTTAgagaattgaataataatttttcaccAGAAGATGAGTCAATTTATTCATTCTCCAATCACCGTAATGAACTCGCAGATGATGACGAATCAACTTTTCTCACTCACTTCATTAATAATCTCCCCAATATAGAAGAAGATGATCgtcaaaattttgaaaaatacacAGACAGTAACGACAATGAAATGATGTTGGCATCAAGATTCTTAGAAAAAAATTCTTGTGAAGTAGGTGCTGATGATTGTCCCTATAATTCAGAGTGCATACCCATTGGTCTAAAAATGCAAAATGGTATTTGTAAATGTGTGATGGGTACGGAAGAAAATGCTCAAGGTGCTTGTGTTCCACACAGGCCATTTTCTAAGGGCCCTACTATACCAAttgaatctataaaaaaaagtgataattTGATATCAGAAATGAGAACAGAAGATCTAAAAGCTGATAAACCAGTAACAAGACAAAATTTGACTGTGTCAATTTCATCGAAGgaa GTACAGCTTCCTGACAATGAAGTGACTTTAGCTGCCTACACTATCCCAGATGAGAAATCAACTATGAGTCACTATAACTATGTGTGGACACTAGTGGATCAACCTAAAGATGGATTTACAG GTAATATGAACCAAAATGCTGGAACAGTGACTTTGACGGATCTTAAAGAAGGGCAATATAGGTTCAAGGTGACAGTGAATAGTACAAATTCATATGGTGAAGCTTTTGCGAATGTGACAGTTCTACCACCGAAGCGTACCAACACACCACCAATGGTCGTCATTACACCACAGTCGCAGAATGTCAAACTACCTAATTCTGGAGCTGTTTTGGATGGTAGTGCAAGTAAG gatGATGACGCAATAATAGCATGGCATTGGGAGTTGACATCAGGCCCGATTGGATACCAACCGCCATTACCCGATGGACCCACATTAGTCTTGAAAGATCTAAAGCAGCCaggaaaatatacatttaaattgactGTTGAAGATTCTGACCATGTGAAGAATTCAACCACAGCTAATATAACCGTTATTAATCATACGGATTATCCACCAGAAGCGAATGCAG GTCAAGACgtgataatatatttaccaaacaataacttaacactGAATGGAAGTTTGTCGACCGACGACCACGAGATCACGTCCTGGGAATGGACCAAGGCCGCCGAGGACGAAAACAAAGCTGTGGATATGCAAAATACGCACTCGCCATACTTGCAG CTGTCGAACCTGTCGGAGGGCGTGTACACGTTCGTGCTGCGCGTGACGGACTCGTCGGGGCAGACGTCGAGCGCCGACGTGCACGTGTTCGTGAAGCCGCCCACCAACACGCCGCCCGAGGCCGGCGCGGGGGACGACGCG TTCATATCGCTTCCTCAAACATGGATAACCTTGAACGGTTCGACGTCGCACGACGATCACAGGATCGTTGCGTACACTTGGCGTTGTCTGTCCGGACCCACTAACTCTAACATTGTCGGCTTTAACGAGTCCATCGCGAACGCGACCGCCCTCACGAAGGGACAGTACGTGTTCTCTCTCACCGTGCTCGATGATAACGGAAACTCAGCCAGCGATAACGTTACGGTTACTGTGACTCAGA ATAAAAATAGTCCTCCGAAAGCGGACGCTGGAGGAGATCAAGTATTAAACTTGCCACTATCGGTTCTAATTCTAAACGGCTCAAAGTCGTCCGACGATTTTCGCATCGTTTCATGGAAATGGACTCGGTCCGCGTCCGGCTTAGCAGCCGGCACGGTTATACTACACTCAGATACAAAACCAGTTTTAATG CTAACGGACATAGAACCGGGAAGATATGTGTTCGAATTAACAGTAACGGACGATCAAGGCGAATCCGACAGAGACACGGTCAGCGTCCAAGTTAAAGCTGACCCGTTGGAAATGAAACTTCTCGAAATGACTCTCAACGTTCCGATTTCGACATTCACGAAGAGCCAACTCGATTCTCTCGTTCAAAAAATGAACTTGCTAATAAAAGATGACGTGACAGTTAATGTAACCGAAATTCGAGGCGAAGTGGACACTGGAAACACAttgataatatactttttatcagAAAAG GGCGTCGCCGCGGACGGCATGTGGGCGCTGTCGCAGTCGCGCGCGGCGGCGCTGAGCGCGGGCGCGCGGCGCGTGCGCTCGCTGCGCTGCCTGAGCACGTGCTCGGGCCGCGGCGTGTGCGAGCAGGCCACGCGCACGTGTCGCTGCGACGCCTTCTGGATGCAGAGCTTAATCACGCAGCTCCAGCCTGATTCGCAGCCCGATTGCG ACTGGTCGGTGGTGTACGCGAGCGTGTGCGGCGCGGCGGCGCTGTGCGCGACGTGCGCGGTGGGGTacgcgtgcgcgcgcgcgctgcgCCGGGCCtgcgcgccgcgcccgcgccgccccaACTACCGCCTGCTGCCCTTCGCCGACCACGAGGAGAAGCCCT TCACAAGCAAAGCCCTATCTGAAACCGACACCGATTCGGACGTACTATACGAAACCAAAAGCAAAATGACCTCCTTTGGGTCGCGATCGATGAACGGTGAGCTAGCACACGGTAACGGCTGGAAAAACGGACATAATAAAATGTCGAGAAAGATAAAAACGTAG